A genome region from Synchiropus splendidus isolate RoL2022-P1 chromosome 5, RoL_Sspl_1.0, whole genome shotgun sequence includes the following:
- the adprm gene encoding manganese-dependent ADP-ribose/CDP-alcohol diphosphatase isoform X1, with product MHLFVGSATIRLNTEEPPCQIAVCPEIRTEMGGLPPETPIFSFGVIADIQYADVDERYNYSRTAMRYYRNSVHLLRNARQSWCESAVKPEFIIQLGDIIDGVNHSHRTSEQALERVMAEFSRCPIPVHHVWGNHEFYNFSRRELFLSKINSSGSGVPLPGGDIYAYTFSPFPGFTFVVLDGYDVSLLGREDGSVKYRDAHQLITQFNDSEDLNSPPGRSEDLEQRFSMFNGALSKEQLDWLDSVLSSADEKQEKVTIVCHLPVHPRSTTNMCLLWNYDEVLGMIKAHRSVVCFISGHDHDGGYYSDKDTGVHHLTLEGVIETPPHSDAFGTISVYSDRMELKGFGRIPDRVCLFR from the exons ATGCACCTGTTTGTTGGGTCAGCCACCATTCGACTGAACACGGAAGAACCTCCCTGTCAAATTGCG GTCTGTCCAGAGATACGCACTGAAATGGGCGGACTTCCTCCAGAAACGCCGATATTCTCATTCGGCGTGATAGCAGACATTCAATATGCCGATGTCGACGAGAGGTACAACTACAGCCGGACAGCGATGCGCTACTACCGGAACAGCGTCCATCTACTGAGGAACGCCCGTCAAAGTTGGTGCGAGTCGGCGGTGAAACCCGAATTCATCATCCAGCTGGGAGATATTATCGACGGGGTCAACCACAGCCACCGTACCTCGGAGCAAGCCCTTGAGCGTGTCATGGCCGAGTTCAGCCGCTGTCCCATACCGGTGCATCACGTTTGGGGGAACCACGAGTTCTACAACTTCAGTCGGCGCGAGCTCTTCCTGTCCAAGATCAACAGCTCTGGGTCCGGGGTCCCTCTCCCCGGAGGTGACATATATGCCTACACGTTTAGCCCTTTCCCCGGCTTTACGTTTGTGGTGCTGGACGGTTATGACGTGAGTTTGTTGGGCAGAGAGGACGGCAGTGTCAAGTACAGGGATGCTCACCAGCTGATAACGCAGTTCAATGACAGTGAGGATCTCAACTCTCCGCCAG GACGTTCAGAGGACCTTGAGCAGAGATTCTCAATGTTCAACGGTGCTTTGAGCAAAGAGCAGTTGGACTGGCTTGATTCTGTGTTAAGCTCTGCTgatgaaaaacaagagaaagtgACCATTGTTT GTCACCTGCCAGTACACCCACGATCCACCACCAACATGTGTCTGCTCTGGAACTATGATGAGGTCCTTGGCATGATTAAGGCCCACCGCAGTGTGGTGTGCTTCATTTCCGGACACGACCACGATGGCGGATATTACTCGGATAAGGACACCGGGGTGCACCATCTAACACTGGAGGGCGTGATCGAGACGCCGCCACACAGCGATGCTTTTGGAACCATTTCAGTGTATAGCGACCGGATGGAGTTAAAAGGGTTTGGGAGGATCCCAGACAGGGTATGTCTGTTCCGCTGA
- the cnep1r1 gene encoding nuclear envelope phosphatase-regulatory subunit 1 produces MNSLEQAEDLKAFERRLTEYVSCLQPATGRWRMILIVVSVCTATGAWNWLIDPDTQKVSFFSSLWNHPFFTISCITLIALFFAGIHKRVVAPSIIAARCRTVLAEYNMSCDDTGKLILKPRPNIQ; encoded by the exons ATGAACTCGCTGGAACAGGCCGAGG ACCTCAAGGCTTTTGAGAGACGACTGACTGAATATGTGTCATGTTTGCAACCTGCGACTGGCAGATGGAGAA TGATTTTGATAGTGGTTTCTGTTTGTACTGCAACTGGGGCCTGGAACTGGCTGATAGACCCTGATACACAGAAG gtttctttcttttcttcactaTGGAACCATCCTTTCTTCACCATCAGCTGCATCACTCTCATCGCCCTGTTTTTTGCTGGAATACACAAAAGGGTGGTGGCTCCTTCAAT TATCGCTGCCCGCTGTCGAACTGTTTTAGCAGAATACAACATGTCATGTGATGAT ACAGGAAAACTCATTCTTAAACCACGGCCAAATATCCAGTAA
- the LOC128759094 gene encoding arylamine N-acetyltransferase, pineal gland isozyme NAT-3-like isoform X2: protein MNLQEYFQRIGFQGSCDKPDLATLREIHKHHILSIPFENLSIHSGERNVVDLEVTFHKLVRRHRGGWCFENNYLFFWVLMELGYNATMLSSKVFNNSIDDFEQQDTHLIVKVLIDGKAFICDVSYGMMSQMWYPLELISGKDQPQPAGVFRLIDTEDVWVLERNRRIPKVLNPEFNTSRLVDKKDIVTIYNFTMTPRDSNYFLECNDQHQINPDSLFTKMSMCSLQTPTGLKALIGWSYAEVTFLPEEGANVFDIRYIVDDEIDKVLKEKFNLVLKNRLQPKGPHPLAKKV from the coding sequence ATGAACCTGCAGGAGTACTTCCAAAGAATCGGGTTCCAAGGCTCGTGTGACAAACCAGACCTGGCCACACTGAGAGAGATACATAAGCATCATATTCTGTCAATTCCATTTGAAAACCTCAGCATCCACAGTGGGGAGAGGAATGTAGTGGACCTGGAAGTGACTTTCCATAAGCTAGTTAGACGCCATCGTGGAGGTTGGTGCTTTGAGAACAACTACCTCTTTTTCTGGGTACTGATGGAATTAGGCTACAATGCAACAATGTTGAgctccaaagttttcaacaacTCCATCGATGACTTCGAACAACAAGATACACATCTTATCGTGAAGGTGCTTATTGACGGGAAGGCGTTCATCTGTGATGTTAGTTATGGGATGATGTCCCAAATGTGGTATCCTCTGGAACTTATATCTGGGAAGGACCAACCCCAGCCAGCAGGTGTCTTTCGTTTGATAGACACGGAAGATGTCTGGGTCCTAGAAAGAAATCGACGCATACCGAAGGTTCTCAATCCGGAATTCAACACCTCACGTCTTGTGGATAAGAAGGACATTGTAACAATCTACAACTTCACAATGACACCAAGAGACTCAAACTATTTCTTGGAGTGCAATGACCAGCATCAGATTAATCCTGATTCTCTATTTACTAAAATGTCCATGTGTTCCCTGCAGACGCCGACGGGGCTCAAAGCTCTTATTGGCTGGTCCTACGCTGAGGTCACCTTCCTACCAGAGGAAGGTGCCAATGTCTTTGACATACGTTACATTGTTGATGATGAAATAGACAAGGTATTGAAGGAAAAGTTCAATTTAGTGTTGAAGAATAGATTACAGCCGAAAGGTCCTCATCCACTTGCGAAAAAGGTTTAA
- the LOC128759094 gene encoding arylamine N-acetyltransferase, pineal gland isozyme NAT-3-like isoform X1: MFDPHYFMYFVFALKMNLQEYFQRIGFQGSCDKPDLATLREIHKHHILSIPFENLSIHSGERNVVDLEVTFHKLVRRHRGGWCFENNYLFFWVLMELGYNATMLSSKVFNNSIDDFEQQDTHLIVKVLIDGKAFICDVSYGMMSQMWYPLELISGKDQPQPAGVFRLIDTEDVWVLERNRRIPKVLNPEFNTSRLVDKKDIVTIYNFTMTPRDSNYFLECNDQHQINPDSLFTKMSMCSLQTPTGLKALIGWSYAEVTFLPEEGANVFDIRYIVDDEIDKVLKEKFNLVLKNRLQPKGPHPLAKKV, translated from the coding sequence ATGTTTGATCCGCACTActttatgtattttgtgtttgcacTCAAGATGAACCTGCAGGAGTACTTCCAAAGAATCGGGTTCCAAGGCTCGTGTGACAAACCAGACCTGGCCACACTGAGAGAGATACATAAGCATCATATTCTGTCAATTCCATTTGAAAACCTCAGCATCCACAGTGGGGAGAGGAATGTAGTGGACCTGGAAGTGACTTTCCATAAGCTAGTTAGACGCCATCGTGGAGGTTGGTGCTTTGAGAACAACTACCTCTTTTTCTGGGTACTGATGGAATTAGGCTACAATGCAACAATGTTGAgctccaaagttttcaacaacTCCATCGATGACTTCGAACAACAAGATACACATCTTATCGTGAAGGTGCTTATTGACGGGAAGGCGTTCATCTGTGATGTTAGTTATGGGATGATGTCCCAAATGTGGTATCCTCTGGAACTTATATCTGGGAAGGACCAACCCCAGCCAGCAGGTGTCTTTCGTTTGATAGACACGGAAGATGTCTGGGTCCTAGAAAGAAATCGACGCATACCGAAGGTTCTCAATCCGGAATTCAACACCTCACGTCTTGTGGATAAGAAGGACATTGTAACAATCTACAACTTCACAATGACACCAAGAGACTCAAACTATTTCTTGGAGTGCAATGACCAGCATCAGATTAATCCTGATTCTCTATTTACTAAAATGTCCATGTGTTCCCTGCAGACGCCGACGGGGCTCAAAGCTCTTATTGGCTGGTCCTACGCTGAGGTCACCTTCCTACCAGAGGAAGGTGCCAATGTCTTTGACATACGTTACATTGTTGATGATGAAATAGACAAGGTATTGAAGGAAAAGTTCAATTTAGTGTTGAAGAATAGATTACAGCCGAAAGGTCCTCATCCACTTGCGAAAAAGGTTTAA
- the adprm gene encoding manganese-dependent ADP-ribose/CDP-alcohol diphosphatase isoform X2 yields MGGLPPETPIFSFGVIADIQYADVDERYNYSRTAMRYYRNSVHLLRNARQSWCESAVKPEFIIQLGDIIDGVNHSHRTSEQALERVMAEFSRCPIPVHHVWGNHEFYNFSRRELFLSKINSSGSGVPLPGGDIYAYTFSPFPGFTFVVLDGYDVSLLGREDGSVKYRDAHQLITQFNDSEDLNSPPGRSEDLEQRFSMFNGALSKEQLDWLDSVLSSADEKQEKVTIVCHLPVHPRSTTNMCLLWNYDEVLGMIKAHRSVVCFISGHDHDGGYYSDKDTGVHHLTLEGVIETPPHSDAFGTISVYSDRMELKGFGRIPDRVCLFR; encoded by the exons ATGGGCGGACTTCCTCCAGAAACGCCGATATTCTCATTCGGCGTGATAGCAGACATTCAATATGCCGATGTCGACGAGAGGTACAACTACAGCCGGACAGCGATGCGCTACTACCGGAACAGCGTCCATCTACTGAGGAACGCCCGTCAAAGTTGGTGCGAGTCGGCGGTGAAACCCGAATTCATCATCCAGCTGGGAGATATTATCGACGGGGTCAACCACAGCCACCGTACCTCGGAGCAAGCCCTTGAGCGTGTCATGGCCGAGTTCAGCCGCTGTCCCATACCGGTGCATCACGTTTGGGGGAACCACGAGTTCTACAACTTCAGTCGGCGCGAGCTCTTCCTGTCCAAGATCAACAGCTCTGGGTCCGGGGTCCCTCTCCCCGGAGGTGACATATATGCCTACACGTTTAGCCCTTTCCCCGGCTTTACGTTTGTGGTGCTGGACGGTTATGACGTGAGTTTGTTGGGCAGAGAGGACGGCAGTGTCAAGTACAGGGATGCTCACCAGCTGATAACGCAGTTCAATGACAGTGAGGATCTCAACTCTCCGCCAG GACGTTCAGAGGACCTTGAGCAGAGATTCTCAATGTTCAACGGTGCTTTGAGCAAAGAGCAGTTGGACTGGCTTGATTCTGTGTTAAGCTCTGCTgatgaaaaacaagagaaagtgACCATTGTTT GTCACCTGCCAGTACACCCACGATCCACCACCAACATGTGTCTGCTCTGGAACTATGATGAGGTCCTTGGCATGATTAAGGCCCACCGCAGTGTGGTGTGCTTCATTTCCGGACACGACCACGATGGCGGATATTACTCGGATAAGGACACCGGGGTGCACCATCTAACACTGGAGGGCGTGATCGAGACGCCGCCACACAGCGATGCTTTTGGAACCATTTCAGTGTATAGCGACCGGATGGAGTTAAAAGGGTTTGGGAGGATCCCAGACAGGGTATGTCTGTTCCGCTGA